The Mercurialis annua linkage group LG2, ddMerAnnu1.2, whole genome shotgun sequence genome contains a region encoding:
- the LOC126670377 gene encoding transcription factor bHLH68 — protein sequence MNRGVLQTSSPVQQIMTGNPNWWNINNMRPPTHHHHQQQPPSPFLLPPPNLFPQFTPSSWHDNNNTNNNNQDQLPESWSQLLLGGLVDEDKGNMMMSHFQAKKFEDWEEQMLNHHHRHHVADIKQENSETNYVYVGHENNEDFQTEKPNWSQMIPLPLPVSSPNSCVTTSFSSNMLDFCNNKGDCRHPPPDRSSECNSNDSGGAVKKARVQAASTQSTFKVRKEKLGDRITALHQLVSPFGKTDTASVLLEAIGYIRFLHSQIEALSLPYLATDSSNMRHHQPSVQGERHSLFPEDPGQLLNDNCIKRKGGSDQKNEEANKKDLRSRGLCLVPVSCTLQVGSDNGADYWAPAYGGGFQ from the exons ATGAATAGAGGTGTTCTGCAGACCTCATCGCCGGTGCAGCAAATAATGACCGGAAACCCTAATTGGTGGAATATCAATAACATGAGGCCACCaactcatcatcatcatcaacaacaacCACCGTCTCCGTTTCTTCTTCCTCCTCCTAATCTTTTTCCTCAGTTCACACCATCTTCTTGGcatgataataataatactaataataataatcaagaTCAACTTCCAGAATCTTGGAGCCAGCTTCTATT GGGCGGATTGGTGGATGAAGATAAGGGAAACATGATGATGAGTCATTTTCAAGCTAAGAAATTTGAGGATTGGGAAGAGCAGATGTTAAACCATCATCATCGTCATCATGTAGCTGATATTAAGCAAGAAAATTCAGAAACTAACTATGTTTATGTAGGGCATGAAAATAATGAAGATTTTCAGACAGAAAAACCTAATTGGTCTCAAATGattcctcttcctcttcctgTTTCTTCACCTAACTCCTGTGTTACTACAAGTTTCAGTAGTAACATGTTGGATTTTTGTAATAACAAAGGAGACTGCAGACATCCACCACCGGATCGATCCTCGGAG TGTAACAGCAACGATTCAGGTGGGGCAGTTAAGAAAGCAAGGGTTCAGGCAGCATCAACCCAATCGACCTTTAAG GTGAGGAAGGAGAAATTAGGTGACAGAATTACTGCTCTTCACCAATTAGTTTCTCCATTTGGGAAG ACTGACACAGCCTCTGTATTGTTAGAAGCTATAGGATACATTAGATTCCTTCACAGCCAAATTGAG GCTCTCAGTTTACCGTACTTGGCCACTGATTCCTCAAATATGAGGCACCATCAACCATCT GTTCAAGGAGAAAGGCATAGTTTATTTCCTGAGGATCCTGGTCAG TTGTTGAATGATAACTGCATAAAGAGGAAAGGAGGTTCTGATCAGAAG AATGAAGAAGCAAATAAGAAGGATTTGAGGAGTAGAGGATTATGTTTAGTTCCTGTTTCGTGCACTCTGCAAGTCGGAAGTGACAACGGAGCAGACTACTGGGCTCCGGCTTACGGCGGAGGCTTTCAATAG
- the LOC126667214 gene encoding bark storage protein A: protein MVNMENLKVGFLVLFVGIGIGSYLGYAEISEDAMKKIDLVNEKGQCLGIVVPNAFEMNPLLQSPKFVADDHLPYLDFSGRRFRTGKLENVNVIIVMTGLSMLNAGVTTQLLLSLFKINGVVHYGIAGNANPSLQIGDVTIPQFWAHTGLWNWQRYGDGPDDELSLESNGDYTRKLGFLDFSDYNNKTGNQSDDNLLNKVWFQPEEIFPVNGVPEVRQRAFWVPVDPRYFKIAGELQNLKLEGCVNSTCLPRTPIVTRVKQGVSANVFVDNRAYREFLNDKFNATPIDMESAAVALICHQQRMPFIVIRALSDLAGGGSAVSNEAGVFASLAAQNAVVALAKFVSLLFG from the exons ATGGTAAATATGGAAAATTTGAAGGTGGGATTTCTTGTTTTGTTTGTGGGAATTGGAATTGGTAGCTATTTAGGTTATGCAGAAATTTCTGAAGATGCTATGAAAAAGATTGATCTTGTGAATGAAAAAGGGCAATGCTTAGGAATTGTAGTGCCAAATGCCTTTGAAATGAATCCTCTTCTCCAGTCTCCAAAATTTGTGGCTGATGATCATCTTCCCTACTTAGATTTTTCAG GGAGAAGATTTAGGACAGGCAAGCTGGAAAATGTCAATGTTATAATTGTCATGACTGGACTAAGTATG CTAAATGCAGGTGTGACCACACAATTACTGTTGAGTCTATTCAAGATAAATGGTGTTGTTCATTATGGAATTGCAGGAAATGCAAATCCTTCTCTCCAAATTGGAGATGTTACTATTCCTCAATTCTGGGCTCACACTGGCCTTTGGAATTGGCAG AGGTACGGAGACGGGCCTGACGATGAGCTTTCATTAGAATCAAATGGAGATTACACCAGGAAACTGGGGTTTCTTGATTTTTCTGATTACAATAACAAGACTGGAAATCAATCAGATGATAATCTTTTAAACAAAGTTTGGTTCCAACCTGAGGAGATCTTTCCTGTAAATGGAGTTCCTGAAGTCAGACAGCGCGCCTTCTGGGTTCCTGTTGACCCACGCTACTTCAAAATTGCAGGGGAACTACAG AATCTGAAGCTAGAAGGATGCGTAAACTCAACATGCTTGCCGAGAACACCTATAGTGACAAGAGTTAAACAGGGAGTGAGTGCGAATGTTTTCGTGGACAACAGAGCTTACCGTGAATTTCTGAATGATAAATTCAACGCAACTCCGATTGACATGGAGAGTGCGGCGGTGGCTCTGATCTGCCACCAGCAGCGGATGCCTTTTATTGTAATTAGGGCTTTGTCTGATTTAGCAGGCGGTGGTTCTGCCGTTTCAAATGAAGCTGGTGTTTTTGCTTCTTTGGCTGCTCAAAATGCTGTTGTTGCTTTAGCTAAATTTGTTTCCTTGTTGTTTGGTTAA